Proteins encoded by one window of Cylindrospermum stagnale PCC 7417:
- a CDS encoding photosystem I assembly protein Ycf3 — MPRTQKNDNFVDKSFTVMADIILKILPTNKKAKEAFVYYRDGMSAQAEGEYAEALEYYEEALTLEEDSNDRGYILYNMGLIYASNGDHDKALELYHQAIELNPRLPQALNNIAVIFHYQGEKAKEAGDHDGGEALFDQAADYWIRAIRMAPNNYIEAQNWLKTTGRSQIDVFF, encoded by the coding sequence ATGCCAAGAACACAAAAAAACGATAACTTTGTTGACAAATCCTTTACAGTGATGGCCGATATCATCCTGAAGATATTGCCAACGAATAAAAAAGCCAAAGAAGCGTTTGTTTATTACCGAGATGGCATGTCGGCCCAGGCAGAAGGAGAATATGCCGAAGCTTTAGAGTACTACGAAGAAGCTTTAACCCTAGAGGAAGACTCGAACGATCGCGGTTATATTCTCTACAATATGGGGCTGATCTATGCCAGTAACGGCGACCACGACAAGGCTTTAGAATTGTATCACCAGGCAATTGAGTTAAATCCCCGGCTACCCCAAGCCTTAAACAACATCGCTGTGATTTTTCACTACCAAGGCGAAAAGGCTAAAGAAGCTGGAGATCACGATGGCGGTGAAGCGCTGTTTGATCAAGCCGCAGACTATTGGATTAGAGCGATTCGCATGGCTCCCAATAACTACATCGAAGCCCAAAACTGGTTAAAAACCACTGGGCGATCGCAAATCGACGTATTCTTCTAG